The proteins below are encoded in one region of Shewanella putrefaciens:
- the acnD gene encoding Fe/S-dependent 2-methylisocitrate dehydratase AcnD gives MSTIINTQYRKPLPGTALDYFDTREAVEAIAPGSYTKLPYTSRVLAENLVRRCDPADLTASLKQIIESKQELDFPWFPARVVCHDILGQTALVDLAGLRDAIAAKGGDPAKVNPVVPTQLIVDHSLAVEYGGYDKDAFAKNRAIEDRRNEDRFHFINWTQKAFKNIDVIPQGNGIMHQINLERMSPVVHARDGVAFPDTLVGTDSHTPHVDALGVIAIGVGGLEAESVMLGRASYMRLPDIIGVELTGRPQPGITATDIVLALTEFLRAQKVVSSYLEFFGEGAAALTLGDRATISNMTPEFGATAAMFYIDQQTLDYLTLTGREAEQVKLVETYAKTAGLWADSLTEVHYPRVLHFDLSSVVRTIAGPSNPHARVPTSELAARGISGVVENEPGLMPDGAVIIAAITSCTNTSNPRNVIAAGLIARNANAKGLSRKPWVKTSLAPGSKAVQLYLEEANLLPELEQLGFGIVGFACTTCNGMSGALDPVIQQEVIDRDLYATAVLSGNRNFDGRIHPYAKQAFLASPPLVVAYAIAGTIRFDIEKDVLGLDKDGNPIKLIDIWPSDAEIDAVIAKSVKPEQFRKVYEPMFDLVVDYGQKISPLYDWRPQSTYIRRPPYWEGALAGERTLKGMRPLAVLGDNITTDHLSPSNAIMMDSAAGEYLHKMGLPEEDFNSYATHRGDHLTAQRATFANPKLKNEMAIVDGKVKQGSLARIEPEGQVTRMWEAIETYMDRKQPLIIIAGADYGQGSSRDWAAKGVRLAGVEAIVAEGFERIHRTNLVGMGVLPLEFKAGENRATYGIDGTEVFDVLGTPSPRADLTVVITRKNGERVEVPVTCRLDTAEEVSIYEAGGVLQRFAQDFLESNLA, from the coding sequence ATGAGCACTATCATAAATACCCAGTACCGCAAGCCCTTACCAGGCACTGCACTCGACTATTTCGATACCCGTGAGGCCGTTGAAGCCATTGCTCCCGGCAGCTACACCAAACTCCCCTACACCTCGCGCGTTTTAGCAGAGAACTTAGTCCGCCGCTGCGATCCGGCGGACTTAACCGCCTCGCTAAAACAAATTATTGAATCTAAACAAGAGTTGGATTTCCCTTGGTTTCCTGCCCGCGTGGTGTGCCACGATATTTTAGGCCAAACAGCCCTCGTTGACCTTGCGGGTCTGCGCGATGCCATTGCCGCTAAGGGTGGCGATCCGGCCAAAGTAAACCCTGTAGTGCCAACCCAACTGATTGTGGATCATTCCCTCGCAGTGGAATACGGCGGCTACGATAAAGATGCCTTTGCCAAAAACCGCGCCATCGAAGACAGACGCAACGAAGACAGATTCCACTTTATCAATTGGACGCAAAAGGCCTTTAAAAACATTGATGTTATCCCGCAAGGGAACGGCATCATGCATCAAATTAACCTAGAGCGTATGTCGCCCGTGGTCCATGCCCGTGACGGCGTTGCTTTCCCGGATACCTTAGTCGGCACCGACAGCCATACGCCACACGTAGATGCACTCGGCGTGATCGCCATTGGCGTTGGCGGCTTAGAAGCCGAAAGCGTGATGCTGGGGCGCGCATCCTATATGCGTCTACCGGATATTATCGGGGTTGAGTTAACGGGCAGACCGCAACCAGGTATTACCGCTACCGATATAGTATTAGCGCTCACCGAATTTTTACGCGCACAAAAAGTCGTTTCCTCTTATTTAGAGTTCTTCGGTGAAGGCGCAGCGGCGCTGACACTGGGCGATCGCGCCACAATTTCGAACATGACACCTGAATTTGGCGCCACCGCCGCCATGTTCTATATCGATCAACAAACGCTGGATTATTTAACCTTAACGGGCCGCGAAGCCGAACAAGTTAAACTGGTTGAAACCTATGCCAAAACCGCAGGTTTGTGGGCCGACAGCTTGACCGAAGTGCACTATCCGCGCGTACTGCATTTTGATTTATCCTCGGTGGTGCGCACCATTGCGGGCCCGTCAAACCCACATGCACGGGTGCCCACATCTGAACTCGCGGCACGTGGTATTAGTGGCGTAGTCGAAAACGAGCCCGGTTTAATGCCTGATGGTGCTGTGATCATCGCCGCGATTACCAGCTGTACTAATACGAGTAACCCTCGCAACGTGATTGCCGCGGGTCTGATTGCTCGCAACGCCAACGCTAAAGGCTTGAGCCGCAAACCTTGGGTCAAAACCTCACTCGCCCCCGGCTCTAAAGCGGTGCAACTCTATTTAGAAGAAGCCAATTTGCTACCCGAGCTTGAGCAACTCGGCTTTGGGATCGTCGGCTTTGCCTGTACAACCTGTAACGGCATGAGCGGCGCGCTGGATCCTGTGATCCAGCAGGAAGTGATCGACCGCGATTTATACGCCACCGCCGTGTTATCCGGTAACCGTAACTTCGATGGCCGTATTCACCCCTATGCAAAGCAAGCGTTCCTAGCATCGCCGCCATTGGTGGTCGCCTACGCGATTGCGGGCACTATACGTTTCGATATCGAAAAGGATGTACTGGGCTTAGATAAAGACGGTAACCCCATCAAACTTATCGATATTTGGCCATCGGATGCAGAAATCGATGCTGTGATTGCCAAAAGCGTTAAGCCCGAGCAGTTCCGCAAAGTGTACGAACCCATGTTCGATTTAGTCGTCGATTACGGCCAAAAAATCAGCCCACTATACGATTGGCGCCCGCAATCCACTTATATTCGCCGCCCTCCATATTGGGAAGGCGCCTTAGCGGGCGAACGTACTCTCAAGGGCATGCGACCGCTGGCAGTATTGGGTGACAACATCACCACAGACCATTTATCGCCATCCAACGCCATTATGATGGACAGCGCCGCGGGCGAATATCTGCACAAAATGGGCTTGCCGGAGGAGGACTTTAACTCCTACGCCACCCACAGGGGCGATCACTTAACTGCCCAGCGCGCAACCTTTGCTAACCCTAAGCTTAAAAACGAAATGGCGATTGTCGATGGTAAGGTGAAACAAGGCTCACTTGCCCGTATCGAACCCGAAGGTCAAGTCACCCGCATGTGGGAAGCGATTGAAACCTATATGGATCGCAAGCAGCCGCTGATCATTATCGCGGGCGCCGACTATGGCCAAGGCTCATCACGCGACTGGGCTGCCAAAGGCGTGCGTTTAGCGGGGGTTGAGGCCATTGTCGCCGAAGGCTTCGAGCGCATTCATCGCACTAACTTAGTGGGTATGGGCGTGTTACCGCTGGAGTTTAAGGCGGGTGAAAACCGCGCTACCTATGGCATAGATGGCACGGAAGTGTTCGATGTACTCGGCACGCCATCACCAAGAGCGGACTTAACTGTGGTTATCACCCGTAAAAACGGTGAGCGCGTCGAAGTGCCAGTCACCTGTCGCCTCGATACCGCAGAAGAAGTGTCGATCTATGAGGCTGGCGGCGTATTGCAACGCTTCGCGCAGGACTTTCTTGAATCGAACCTTGCTTGA